A genomic window from Dermacentor silvarum isolate Dsil-2018 chromosome 9, BIME_Dsil_1.4, whole genome shotgun sequence includes:
- the LOC119464088 gene encoding ATP synthase subunit g, mitochondrial — MSRAVANLTASLIKNGKPKFETFMKYARVEMVPPSPREFPEVFRGFGQLVSTAKSGAWKNFTVKEATINTLVGMEVIFWFYIGECIGKRSIIGYQV; from the coding sequence ATGTCGAGGGCCGTGGCCAACCTGACGGCGTCTCTTATCAAGAATGGCAAGCCCAAGTTTGAGACCTTCATGAAGTACGCCCGCGTCGAGATGGTGCCCCCGTCCCCACGCGAGTTTCCCGAGGTGTTCCGGGGCTTCGGGCAGCTCGTCAGCACGGCAAAGTCTGGCGCGTGGAAGAACTTTACCGTTAAGGAGGCTACCATCAACACGCTGGTCGGAATGGAAGTCATCTTCTGGTTCTACATTGGCGAGTGCATCGGCAAACGAAGCATAATTGGATACCAGGTTTAG